The DNA region GCACATGCGATTCCACGAAGACGGTCCCTTCGTCGTCGCCGCAACCGATGGTTCGCACCGCGGTCGCGCCGGCGTCGAGCATGGCCTGGGCCTCGGCCACCACGCGTTCGTCGAACTCGTGGCCGGAACTCCACCAGGTGCCCAGCGCCATCACGGCGCCGCTGTCGAGGTCGCGGACCATGGCCACGGCCTCCCCCTCAGCTCGCAGGACCTGCTCCACCGCGTCACGGTTGGATTCGGTCACCGACTGGACGAACACCTGAATCGTTCCGCCACAGGTCAATCCGACCGCGAAGGCGTCGGTATCGCTGTAGCCGAAGGTCTCCCGGATAGTTGTTCCGGTAGCCAGCGACTCGCGGCACAACTCGTAGACCGCACCCTCGACACAGCCGCCGGAAATGCTTCCGATGACGGTGCCGTCGGCATCCACGGCCAGGGCCGCGCCGACCGGTCGGGGCGCTGAGCCGCCGATCCCGATGATGGAGGCCACGGCGTAGTCCTTGCCCGCCGCATGCCATTCCAAGAGTTGTGCCGCGATGTCGCGCATGACTAGCCTCCCAGGGCCAATTCGATGCCGTTGATGCCGAAGTAAGCGACGAACACGACGCTGACCACAGCCACCAGCCAATGGATTTCGCGGTACTTCCCGCGAGCGAGCTTGATCACGGTGTAAGCGATCAGACCCGCGCCGACACCGTTGGTGATCGAGTAGGTGAACGGCATGAGCACGATCGTGATGAAGGCCGGCACCGCGACCTCGAGATCGTTCCAGTCGATCTTGCGGGCCTGCGTCATCATCAGCGCGCCGACCAGCACCAGGGCGGGAGCGGCGGCCTGAATCGGCACCACGGCCGCGATCGGGGTGAAGAAGATGGCGGCACAGAACAATCCGCCGGTGATCACGCTGGCCAGACCGGTACGGGCGCCCTCACCGACACCCGTCGCGGACTCGACGTACACCGTGGATCCCGCGCCGCCGGACAGACCGCCGACGATCTGGGCCACACCGTCGGTGGTGAGGATCTTGCCCATGCCGGGCACCTCACCCTTCTCGTCGGTCAGACCGGCTTCGTCGCAGACGCCGAAAACCGTTCCCATGGCGTCGAAGAAGCCCGTCAGCACCAGCGTGAACAGCACCACGGTGGCGGTCACCGCACCCGCGGTGGCGAAGCCGCCGAACAGGTCGATGTGGCCGATCAACCCGAAATCCGGGCTGGCGAACAGCGATTTCGGCTTCTCGGGGACCACGGTCCCCCAGGCCTTCGGGTCGATCCGGGCCATGGCGTTGACCGCGATGGCCAGCAGCGTCGAGATGGCGATGCTGATCAGGATCGCGCCGGGCACCTTGCGGATGAACAGCGCGAGCATCAGCAGCAGGCCGATCGCGAAGATCACCGTGGGCCAGCCGGCCAGATGCCCGTCCACGCCGAGCGTGACCGGTGGGCCGCCGGGCGCGCCGTGACCGACGACGCCGGAGGAGACGAGCCCGATCATGGCGATGAACATGCCGATGCCGACACCGATGGCGTTCTTCATGGCCAGCGGAATGGCGTTGATGATCATCGTCCGCAGGCCGGTCGCGGCCAGGATGACGATGACGATGCCCATCAGCACCACCAGACCCATGGCCTGGGGCCAGGTCATGTGGGGCGCGGCCTGATAGGCGACGACGGGGACCAGTCCGAGACCGGCGGCCAATGCGAGGGGCACATTGCCGACCAGGCCCATCAGGACGGTGGTCAGACCGGCGGAGAAGGCGGTCGTGGTGGTCAGCTGAGCGATGCTCAACTTGTCCCCGTGCGCGTCCGCGACGCCGCCGAGAATTAGCGGGACCAGCAGTATGACATACGCCATAGCGACGAATGTGGTGATGCCGCCACGGATTTCGCGGGTTATGGTGGTCTTGCGCTCCGATAGCCTGAAGAACTTCTCGAGCGTGGACCCCCCGGTTTCCGGGGTGGTGATCGGTGATTGAGTCTGGGTCATGGCTGCCCTCCTATGGGCGTAGCCGACCAACGGCCCGGGGGTGCTGGGGTATCCCCGGGCCGCGGATTCGGTGTTGTGGGGTCCCTACCGCGCGCCACCCTCTGGTGAGGCGCGGTCTGCCCCTGTTAGTCAACTGTTCCGGATGATGTCTTCCGGACGCACGGGCACGCGGTTGATGTTTCCGGTGCCACCCCGCTTGCGGCAGGCATCGCGAATCGCTGCGGCGATCGCCGGTGTGGAGGAGAGAGTGGGCGGTTCACCCGCGCCGCGCAACCCGTAGGGGGCGTGCGGGTCCGGGTTCTCCAGGATCTCCAGCTTCTGCGGGGGTGTATCGAGAATGGTGGGGATCAGATAGTCCGTGAAGGACGGGTTCCGCACCTTGCCGTTGGTGACCTGAATTTCCTCCATAACCGCCAGACCCAGGCCCTGAATGGAGCCGCCGTGGATCTGGCCTTCCAGCGAAAGCCTGTTCATGATCTTGCCGACGTCCTGAACAGCGTCCAGGGCAACGACTTTCACAAGTCCGAGTTCGGTGTCGACATCCACCACGGCCCGGTGCACGCAGACCGCGAGCTGGGTGTGGCTGGAGCCCTGACCGGTGACCTTGTCCATACCGGTGGTCGGCTGGTGGTGGTATTCGCGGGTCAGATCGATGACGTCCTCACCGAGCACGTCCGCGATCGCCGCGACCACTTCACCGTTGTTCTTGACGACCTTGCCGCCCTCGAGGTGCATGAAGCCGACCACGTCGAACTTCTTGCGCGCCAGCACGAACAGCTCCTCGGCCACCGCCCGGCAGGCCGTCATCACCGCGCCGCCGGTCATGTACGACTGACGCGAGGCCGACGACGAGCCGGAGCTGCCGACATTGTTGTCCGACGGATGGCTGACCACCCGATCGACGGTGAGCTCGGTGCGCGCGATCTGCGCCTCGAGGGTGATCAGACCCTGACCGACCTCGGCGCCGGCGGTGTGCACCAGCGCGACCGGCTCGCCGCCGATCACTTCCAGGCGAACCCGGGCGGTCGAGTAGTCGTCGAAACCCTCGGAGAAGCAGATGTTCTTGATGCCGACGCCGTAGCCGACACCGCGGTACACGCCCTCACCGTGGGTGGTCTGCGACGCACCACCGGGCAGGTTGCGGATATCCGAAGTGTCGATGGACTCCGGCAGTTCCATGTCGCGCAGGCTGTCGAGCATCTCGACGAGCGGCGTCGGCGCGTGCACGATCTGACCGGTGGCCAGCTTGGAACCCTGCGACACCACGTTGACCTGGCGGACCGTGACCGGATCCATGTCCAGGGCCTCGGCGAGCTTGTCCATCATCGACTCGTGGGCGAAACACGCCTGCACGACGCCGAATCCGCGCATCGCGCCGCACACCGGGTTGTTGGTGTAGACGCCGTAGGCGTCGATCTCCAGGTGCGGGACCTCGTAGGGGCCCAGCGCCAGCGAGGCGGCGTTGCCGATCACGTTCTGGGTGGCCGAGGTGTACGCGCCGCCGTCGAGGACGATGAGAACCTTGGCGTAGGTGAGCTTTCCGGTCGCGGTCGCGCCGTACTCGTAGCGCATGCGGGCCGGGTGCCGGTGTACGTGCCCGAAGAACGACTCCTGGCGGTTGTACATCATCTTCACCGCTTGCCGGTGCGCATGGCCAGCATGCCCGCGTGGATCTGCATGGACAGGTCCTCGCGGCCACCGAACGCGCCGCCGACACCGGACATGGTCATCCGGATCTGGTCCTCGGCCAGCCCCAGGCAGGGGCCGATCTGGGTGAGATCCCAATGCAGCCACTGGGTCGCGACATAGAAGTCGAGGGAGCCGTCCTCGTTCGGGATGACCATGCCGGACTCCGGGCCCAGGAAGGCCTGGTCCTGCATGCCGACCTCGAACTCCTCGCTCACCACGACGGTGGCCAGGGTCTTGCCGATCTCGATGTCGCCGGCGCGCACCGGCTGGTAGCGGGCGATGCCGCCGCGCTCCTGCACGGCCAGCCCGATCGGGTCCTCGATCACCGCCATCGGGTCGGTGATCGGTTCCAGCACTTCGTATTCCACCTCGATGGCGGCCACAGCGCGGCGGGCGATCTCCGGGTGATCGGCGGCGACCAGGGCAATGGCCTCACCGTGGTGGCGCACCTCGCCGAAGGCCAGCACCGGCTGATCCCAGGTGTGGTCGAGGCCGTAGACCTTGCGACCGGGCACGTCCTCGTGGGTGAGCACGGCGTGCACACCGAGCATGGCCAGCGCCTTGCTGGTGTCGATGCCGATCAGCTTGGCGCGGGCGTGCGGGCTGCGCAGGGTGGCACCCCACAGCATCCCGTCGATCCACAGGTCCGAGGAGTAGGCGAACTCGCCCTTCACCTTGAGGGTGCCGTCGGGGCGCAGCGGGCTCTCGCCGATGCCGCCGTTGCCCGGGATCGCGACATCCTCGGGGAACCGAGTGGTGCGTGCGATGGTCATCGGTTCTCCTGCTTCATGATTCGCTGCCGCGCGGCGACGCCGTTCTGCCCGACCTGATCGTGCGGCATGGTCTCGAGCTCGTCGTTCTCCACGACGGTGTTGCCGCCCACGAGCAGGCGCGCCAGCGGCGGCTGCGGGCCGAACACCAGCGAGCACACCGGGTCCTCGATGGCGGCACGGAAGCCATCCACCTTCCAGACCGCGATATCGGCGAGCTTGCCGACCTCGAGCGAGCCGATCTCGTTCTGACGGCCCAGGTTCCGGGCGCCGCCCAGGGTGCCGACCTCGAGGGCCTGGCGCGCGGTCATGGCGCGGGGGCCGTGCACGGCGCGCTGGAACAGCATGGCCTGCCGCATCTCCCCCGCCATGGAGGTGAGCTCGGAGGAGGCCCGCGCCGTCCACGCCCAGGCCGACCGGGGCTCCGGCGGCGAGCAGGTCCATCACTCGCGCGATACCCGCGCCGAGGCGGGCGTTGGAAGTCGGGCAGTGTGCCGAACCGGTGCCGGTCTTGGCGAACGCCGCGATGTCCTTGTCGTGCAGGTGCACCGCGTGCGCGAACCACACGTCGTCGCCGAGCCAGCCCAGCTTCTCCATGTATTCGACCGGGGTGCAACCCATCTGCTCGATGCAGTGCTCTTCCTCGTCGAGGGTCTCGGCGAGGTGGGTGTGCAGGCGGACGCCGTGCTGGCGGGCCAGGGCCGCGGATTCCACCATCAG from Nocardia tengchongensis includes:
- a CDS encoding NCS2 family permease, giving the protein MTQTQSPITTPETGGSTLEKFFRLSERKTTITREIRGGITTFVAMAYVILLVPLILGGVADAHGDKLSIAQLTTTTAFSAGLTTVLMGLVGNVPLALAAGLGLVPVVAYQAAPHMTWPQAMGLVVLMGIVIVILAATGLRTMIINAIPLAMKNAIGVGIGMFIAMIGLVSSGVVGHGAPGGPPVTLGVDGHLAGWPTVIFAIGLLLMLALFIRKVPGAILISIAISTLLAIAVNAMARIDPKAWGTVVPEKPKSLFASPDFGLIGHIDLFGGFATAGAVTATVVLFTLVLTGFFDAMGTVFGVCDEAGLTDEKGEVPGMGKILTTDGVAQIVGGLSGGAGSTVYVESATGVGEGARTGLASVITGGLFCAAIFFTPIAAVVPIQAAAPALVLVGALMMTQARKIDWNDLEVAVPAFITIVLMPFTYSITNGVGAGLIAYTVIKLARGKYREIHWLVAVVSVVFVAYFGINGIELALGG
- a CDS encoding xanthine dehydrogenase family protein molybdopterin-binding subunit, whose translation is MMYNRQESFFGHVHRHPARMRYEYGATATGKLTYAKVLIVLDGGAYTSATQNVIGNAASLALGPYEVPHLEIDAYGVYTNNPVCGAMRGFGVVQACFAHESMMDKLAEALDMDPVTVRQVNVVSQGSKLATGQIVHAPTPLVEMLDSLRDMELPESIDTSDIRNLPGGASQTTHGEGVYRGVGYGVGIKNICFSEGFDDYSTARVRLEVIGGEPVALVHTAGAEVGQGLITLEAQIARTELTVDRVVSHPSDNNVGSSGSSSASRQSYMTGGAVMTACRAVAEELFVLARKKFDVVGFMHLEGGKVVKNNGEVVAAIADVLGEDVIDLTREYHHQPTTGMDKVTGQGSSHTQLAVCVHRAVVDVDTELGLVKVVALDAVQDVGKIMNRLSLEGQIHGGSIQGLGLAVMEEIQVTNGKVRNPSFTDYLIPTILDTPPQKLEILENPDPHAPYGLRGAGEPPTLSSTPAIAAAIRDACRKRGGTGNINRVPVRPEDIIRNS
- a CDS encoding molybdopterin cofactor-binding domain-containing protein, which translates into the protein MTIARTTRFPEDVAIPGNGGIGESPLRPDGTLKVKGEFAYSSDLWIDGMLWGATLRSPHARAKLIGIDTSKALAMLGVHAVLTHEDVPGRKVYGLDHTWDQPVLAFGEVRHHGEAIALVAADHPEIARRAVAAIEVEYEVLEPITDPMAVIEDPIGLAVQERGGIARYQPVRAGDIEIGKTLATVVVSEEFEVGMQDQAFLGPESGMVIPNEDGSLDFYVATQWLHWDLTQIGPCLGLAEDQIRMTMSGVGGAFGGREDLSMQIHAGMLAMRTGKR